A stretch of the Nitratireductor thuwali genome encodes the following:
- a CDS encoding DUF2842 domain-containing protein: protein MPVRLRKFIGMIGLVALVVVYAIVSTAFAVAQLADKGPLVHLAFYVGSGLAWILPAMLIVKWMEGRPKADK from the coding sequence ATGCCGGTTCGACTGCGGAAATTCATAGGCATGATCGGCCTTGTGGCGCTCGTGGTGGTGTACGCCATAGTATCCACCGCCTTCGCGGTCGCGCAACTTGCCGACAAGGGCCCTCTCGTCCATCTTGCCTTCTATGTCGGTTCGGGGCTCGCCTGGATATTGCCGGCCATGCTGATCGTGAAATGGATGGAGGGGCGGCCAAAGGCCGACAAGTAG
- a CDS encoding COX15/CtaA family protein, translated as MTAIAETSPPSAVPAVDSTNRLCVRLWLYAVLVTLFALVIVGGATRLTDSGLSITEWKPIHGVIPPLSEAEWQEELEKYRQIPEYQQVNKGMSLDAFKTIYWWEWGHRLLARGVGFVFALPLAFFWLTGRLERRLKPKLLGILGLGALQGAIGWWMVASGLVDRVDVSQYRLATHLTIACVIFAAVMVVARGLAPHSGGRAVPRVQSFAGWLVFAVLVQIYLGGLVAGLDAGMTYNTWPLMDGAIIPQGLFAQSPAWLNLFENPKTVQFVHRLGAYALLLLAVWHCVETWRGAPGSTHARRAVVLLLLICIQAAIGIATLLMVVPLGWALAHQAMALVVLGFAAAHWRAAKGAYPPETRVELRS; from the coding sequence ATGACTGCAATAGCTGAAACGTCGCCTCCCAGTGCCGTACCGGCCGTCGATAGCACAAATCGGCTATGCGTCCGGCTATGGCTCTACGCGGTCCTCGTCACACTGTTCGCGCTGGTGATCGTGGGCGGGGCGACGCGGCTTACCGATTCCGGCCTGTCGATCACCGAATGGAAACCGATACATGGCGTCATTCCGCCGCTGAGCGAAGCCGAATGGCAGGAGGAACTGGAAAAATATCGCCAGATCCCCGAGTATCAGCAGGTCAACAAGGGAATGAGCCTCGACGCCTTCAAGACCATCTATTGGTGGGAGTGGGGGCATCGGCTGCTGGCCCGCGGCGTCGGCTTCGTCTTCGCCTTGCCGCTGGCCTTCTTCTGGCTGACCGGACGGCTCGAACGACGCCTCAAGCCGAAGCTCTTGGGCATTTTGGGGCTGGGCGCGCTGCAGGGCGCGATCGGCTGGTGGATGGTCGCTTCCGGCCTCGTCGACCGGGTGGACGTCAGCCAGTACCGCCTCGCCACCCATCTCACCATCGCCTGCGTGATATTCGCCGCCGTCATGGTGGTGGCGCGCGGCCTTGCGCCCCACAGCGGCGGGCGCGCCGTTCCTCGCGTTCAGAGCTTTGCCGGCTGGCTGGTCTTCGCGGTTCTGGTCCAGATCTACCTCGGCGGCCTGGTGGCCGGCCTCGATGCCGGCATGACCTACAACACCTGGCCGCTGATGGACGGCGCTATCATCCCCCAGGGCCTGTTCGCCCAGTCGCCGGCCTGGCTGAATCTATTCGAAAATCCCAAGACCGTGCAGTTCGTCCATCGGCTGGGTGCCTACGCCCTGCTTCTGCTCGCCGTGTGGCACTGCGTCGAGACATGGCGCGGCGCGCCAGGTTCGACCCATGCAAGACGCGCAGTGGTGCTCCTCCTCCTGATCTGCATACAGGCCGCCATCGGCATCGCAACGCTGCTCATGGTCGTGCCGCTGGGCTGGGCGCTTGCGCACCAGGCCATGGCGCTCGTGGTGCTGGGCTTCGCCGCCGCCCACTGGCGCGCCGCCAAGGGAGCCTATCCGCCCGAAACGCGGGTGGAACTGCGCTCCTGA
- the ytfQ gene encoding galactofuranose ABC transporter, galactofuranose-binding protein YtfQ produces the protein MLFKSALAGATMLASAVLGTSVASATTVGFSQIGSESGWRAAETTVTKKEAEKRGIDLKFADAQQKQENQIKAIRSFIAQGVDAILVAPVVETGWDSVLEEAKDAEIPVILLDRTIKASDDLYLTAVTSDQVHEGKVAGNWLVEAVGDRDCNIVELQGTTGSSPAIARKKGFEEAIAGSDNLEIIRSQTGDFTRTKGKEVMESFLKSEDGGKNICALYAHNDDMALGAIQAIKEAGLKPGEDILVVSIDAVPDIFKALAAGEANATVELTPNMAGPAFDVLEAYLADGTEPEKWIQTESKLYTQADDPMKVYEEKKDLGY, from the coding sequence ATGCTCTTTAAGTCAGCTCTTGCTGGCGCGACCATGCTCGCGTCGGCCGTCCTTGGCACGTCGGTGGCTTCGGCAACGACCGTTGGATTTTCACAAATCGGTTCGGAGTCGGGCTGGCGCGCGGCCGAGACCACCGTCACCAAGAAGGAAGCCGAAAAGCGCGGCATTGACCTGAAATTTGCCGACGCCCAGCAGAAACAGGAAAACCAGATCAAGGCGATCCGCTCCTTCATCGCGCAGGGCGTCGATGCGATCCTGGTGGCACCCGTCGTTGAAACCGGCTGGGACTCGGTCCTGGAAGAAGCGAAGGACGCGGAAATCCCGGTCATCCTTCTCGATCGCACCATCAAGGCATCCGACGATCTCTACCTGACGGCGGTAACCTCGGATCAGGTGCATGAGGGCAAGGTCGCAGGCAATTGGCTGGTCGAGGCCGTCGGCGACAGGGACTGCAACATCGTTGAACTGCAGGGCACCACCGGCTCGTCCCCGGCCATCGCCCGCAAGAAGGGCTTCGAGGAGGCCATCGCCGGCAGCGACAACCTTGAGATCATCCGCAGCCAGACGGGCGATTTCACGCGCACCAAGGGCAAGGAAGTGATGGAAAGCTTCCTCAAGTCGGAGGACGGCGGCAAGAACATCTGCGCCCTTTACGCCCACAACGACGATATGGCCCTTGGCGCTATCCAGGCCATCAAGGAAGCCGGATTGAAGCCCGGCGAGGACATCCTTGTCGTCTCCATCGACGCGGTGCCCGACATTTTCAAGGCACTTGCCGCCGGCGAAGCCAACGCCACCGTCGAACTGACGCCGAACATGGCCGGGCCGGCCTTCGACGTTCTGGAAGCCTATCTTGCAGACGGCACCGAGCCGGAGAAGTGGATCCAGACCGAATCGAAGCTCTACACCCAGGCTGACGACCCGATGAAGGTCTACGAAGAAAAGAAGGATCTCGGCTACTGA